A genomic stretch from Gorilla gorilla gorilla isolate KB3781 chromosome 20, NHGRI_mGorGor1-v2.1_pri, whole genome shotgun sequence includes:
- the GRIN3B gene encoding glutamate receptor ionotropic, NMDA 3B isoform X2, whose product MEFVRALWLGLALALGPGSAGGHPQPCGVLARLGGSVRLGALLPRAPLARARARAALPRAALAPRLPHNLSLELVVAAPPARDPASLTRGLCQALVPPGVAALLAFPEARPELLQLHFLAAATETPVLSLLRREARAPLGAPNPFHLQLHWVSPLETLLDVLVAVLQAHAWEDVGLALCRTQDPGGLVALWTSRAGRPPQLVLDLSRQDTGDVGLRARLAPMAAPVGGEAPVPAAVLLGCDIARARRVLEAVPPGPHWLLGTPLPPKALPTAGLPPGLLALGEVARPPLEATIHDTMQLVARALGSAAQVQPKRALLPAPVNCGDLQPAGPESPGRFLARFLANTSFRGRTGPVWVTGSSQVHMSRHFKVWSLRRDPRGAPAWATVGSWRDGQLDLEPGGASARRPPPQGAQVRPKLRVVTLLEHPFVFARDPDEDGQCPAGQLCLDPGTNDSATLDALFAALANGSVPRALRKCCYGYCIDLLERLAEDTPFDFELYIVGDGKYGALRDGRWTGLVGDLLAGRAHMAVTSFSINSARSQVVDFTSPFFSTSLGIMVRARDTASPIGAFMWPLHWSMWLGIFAALHLTALFLTVCEWCSPYGLTPRGHNRSTVFSYSSALNLCYAILFGRTVSSKTPKCPTGRLLMNLWAIFCLLVLSSYTANLAAVMVGDKSFEELSGIHDPKLHHPAQGFRFGTVWESSAEAYIKKSFPDMHAHMRRHSAPTTPHGVAMLTSDPPKLNAFIMDKSLLDYEVSIDADCKLLTVGKPFAIEGYGIGLPQNSPLTSNLSEFISRYKSSGFIDLLHDKWYKMVPCGKRVFAVTETLQMSIYHFSGLFVLLCLGLGSALLSSLGEHAFFRLALPRIRKRSRLQYWLHTSQKIHRALNTEPPEGSKKETAEAEPTGPEVEQQQQQDQPTAPEGWKRARRAVDKERRVRFLLEPAVVVAPEADAEAEAEAEAAPREGPVWPCSNGRPPAARPTGAPQPGELQELDRRIEVARERLRQALVRRGELLAQLGDSTRHRPRRLLQARAAPAEAPPHSGRPGSQE is encoded by the exons ATGGAGTTTGTGCGGGCGCTGTGGCTGGGCCTGGCGCTGGCGCTGGGGCCGGGGTCCGCGGGGGGCCACCCTCAGCCGTGCGGCGTCCTGGCGCGCCTCGGGGGCTCCGTGCGCCTGGGCGCCCTCCTGCCCCGCGCGCCTCTcgcccgcgcccgcgcccgcGCCGCCCTGCCCCGGGCCGCCCTGGCGCCGCGGCTGCCGCACAACCTGAGCTTGGAGCTGGTGGTCGCCGCGCCCCCCGCCCGCGACCCCGCCTCGCTGACCCGCGGCCTGTGCCAGGCGCTGGTGCCTCCGGGCGTGGCGGCCCTGCTCGCCTTTCCCGAGGCTCGGCCCGAGCTGCTGCAGCTGCACTTCCTGGCGGCCGCCACCGAGACCCCCGTGCTCAGCCTGCTGCGGCGGGAGGCGCGCGCGCCCCTCGGAGCCCCG AACCCATTCCACCTGCAGCTGCACTGGGTCAGCCCCCTGGAGACGCTGCTGGATGTGCTGGTGGCGGTGCTGCAGGCGCACGCCTGGGAAGACGTCGGCCTGGCCCTGTGCCGCACCCAGGACCCCGGCGGCCTGGTGGCCCTCTGGACAAGCCGGGCTGGCCGGCCCCCACAGCTGGTCCTGGACCTAAGCCGGCAGGACACGGGAGATGTGGGACTGCGGGCACGCCTGGCCCCGATGGCGGCACCAGTGGGGGGTGAAGCACCGGTACCCGCGGCGGTCCTCCTCGGCTGTGACATCGCCCGTGCCCGTCGGGTGCTGGAGGCCGTACCTCCCGGCCCCCACTGGCTGTTGGGGACACCACTGCCGCCCAAGGCCCTGCCCACCGCGGGGCTGCCACCAGGGCTGCTGgcgctgggcgaggtggcacgaCCCCCGCTGGAGGCCACCATCCATGACACCATGCAACTGGTGGCCCGGGCGCTGGGCAGTGCGGCCCAGGTGCAGCCGAAGCGAGCCCTCCTCCCCGCCCCGGTCAACTGCGGGGACCTGCAGCCGGCCGGGCCCGAGTCCCCGGGGCGCTTCTTGGCACG GTTCCTGGCCAACACGTCCTTCCGGGGCCGCACGGGCCCCGTGTGGGTGACAGGCAGCTCCCAGGTACACATGTCTCGGCACTTTAAGGTGTGGAGCCTTCGCCGGGACCCACGGGGCGCCCCGGCCTGGGCCACGGTGGGCAGCTGGCGGGACGGCCAGCTGGACTTGGAACCGGGAGGTGCCTCTGCACGGCGCCCGCCCCCGCAGGGTGCCCAGGTCCGGCCCAAGCTGCGTGTGGTAACACTGTTGGAACACCCATTTGTGTTTGCCCGTGATCCGGACGAAGACGGGCAGTGCCCAGCAGGGCAGCTGTGCCTGGACCCCGGCACCAACGACTCGGCCACCCTGGACGCACTGTTCGCCGCGCTGGCCAACGGCTCAGTGCCCCGCGCCCTGCGCAAGTGCTGCTACGGCTACTGCATTGACCTGCTGGAGCGGCTGGCGGAGGACACGCCCTTCGACTTCGAGCTGTACATCGTGGGTGACGGCAAGTACGGCGCCCTGCGGGATGGCCGCTGGACTGGCCTGGTCGGGGACCTGCTGGCCGGCCGGGCCCACATGGCGGTCACCAGCTTCAGTATCAACTCCGCCCGCTCACAGGTGGTGGACTTCACCAGCCCCTTCTTctccaccagcctgggcatcatggtgcgGGCACGGGACACGGCCTCACCCATCGGTGCCTTTATGTGGCCCCTGCACTGGTCCATGTGGCTGGGCATCTTTGCGGCCCTGCACCTCACCGCGCTCTTCCTCACCGTGTGCGAGTGGTGCAGCCCCTACGGCCTCACGCCGCGTGGCCACAACCGCAGCACCGTCTTCTCCTACTCCTCAGCCCTCAACCTGTGCTACGCCATCCTCTTCGGACGCACCGTGTCCAGCAAGACGCCCAAGTGCCCCACGGGCCGCCTGCTCATGAACCTCTGGGCCATCTTCTGCCTGCTGGTGCTGTCCAGCTACACGGCCAACCTGGCTGCCGTCATGGTCGGGGACAAGAGCTTCGAGGAGCTGTCGGGGATCCACGACCCCAAG CTGCACCACCCGGCGCAGGGCTTCCGCTTCGGCACCGTGTGGGAGAGCAGCGCCGAGGCGTACATCAAGAAGAGCTTCCCCGACATGCACGCGCACATGCGGCGCCACAGCGCGCCCACCACGCCCCACGGCGTCGCCATGCTCAC GAGCGACCCCCCCAAGCTCAACGCCTTCATCATGGACAAGTCGCTCCTGGACTACGAGGTCTCCATCGACGCCGACTGCAAACTGCTGACCGTGGGAAAGCCCTTCGCCATTGAGG GCTATGGGATCGGACTGCCCCAGAACTCGCCGCTCACCTCCAACCTGTCCGAGTTCATCAGCCGCTACAAGTCCTCCGGCTTCATTGACCTGCTCCACGACAAGTGGTACAAGATGGTGCCTTGCGGCAAGCGGGTCTTTGCGGTTACAGAg ACCCTGCAGATGAGCATCTACCACTTCTCGGGCCTCTTCGTGTTGCTGTGCCTGGGCCTGGGCAGCGCTCTGCTCAGCTCGCTGGGCGAGCACGCCTTCTTCCGCTTGGCGCTGCCGCGCATCCGCAAGAGGAGCAGGCTGCAGTACTGGCTGCACACCAGCCAG AAAATCCACCGCGCCCTCAACACGGAGCCACCAGAGGGGTCGAAGAAGGAGACGGCAGAGGCGGAGCCCAC CGGCCCCGAggtggagcagcagcagcagcaggaccaGCCAACGGCTCCGGAGGGCTGGAAACGGGCGCGCCGGGCCGTTGACAAGGAGCGCCGCGTGCGCTTCCTGCTGGAGCCCGCCGTGGTCGTGGCACCCGAAGCAGacgcggaggcggaggcggaggcggaggctgcgcCGCGAGAGGGCCCCGTCTGGCCGTGCTCCAACGGCCGCCCGCCCGCCGCAAGGCCCACGGGGGCCCCCCAGCCCGGGGAGCTGCAGGAGCTGGATCGCCGCATCGAAGTCGCGCGTGAGCGGCTCCGCCAGGCCCTGGTGCGGCGCGGCGAGCTCCTGGCACAGCTCGGGGACAGCACACGTCACCGGCCTCGGCGCTTGCTTCAGGCCAGAGCGGCCCCCGCGGAGGCCCCACCACACTCTGGCCGACCCGGGAGCCAGGAATGA
- the GRIN3B gene encoding glutamate receptor ionotropic, NMDA 3B isoform X1, with protein MEFVRALWLGLALALGPGSAGGHPQPCGVLARLGGSVRLGALLPRAPLARARARAALPRAALAPRLPHNLSLELVVAAPPARDPASLTRGLCQALVPPGVAALLAFPEARPELLQLHFLAAATETPVLSLLRREARAPLGAPNPFHLQLHWVSPLETLLDVLVAVLQAHAWEDVGLALCRTQDPGGLVALWTSRAGRPPQLVLDLSRQDTGDVGLRARLAPMAAPVGGEAPVPAAVLLGCDIARARRVLEAVPPGPHWLLGTPLPPKALPTAGLPPGLLALGEVARPPLEATIHDTMQLVARALGSAAQVQPKRALLPAPVNCGDLQPAGPESPGRFLARFLANTSFRGRTGPVWVTGSSQVHMSRHFKVWSLRRDPRGAPAWATVGSWRDGQLDLEPGGASARRPPPQGAQVRPKLRVVTLLEHPFVFARDPDEDGQCPAGQLCLDPGTNDSATLDALFAALANGSVPRALRKCCYGYCIDLLERLAEDTPFDFELYIVGDGKYGALRDGRWTGLVGDLLAGRAHMAVTSFSINSARSQVVDFTSPFFSTSLGIMVRARDTASPIGAFMWPLHWSMWLGIFAALHLTALFLTVCEWCSPYGLTPRGHNRSTVFSYSSALNLCYAILFGRTVSSKTPKCPTGRLLMNLWAIFCLLVLSSYTANLAAVMVGDKSFEELSGIHDPKLHHPAQGFRFGTVWESSAEAYIKKSFPDMHAHMRRHSAPTTPHGVAMLTSDPPKLNAFIMDKSLLDYEVSIDADCKLLTVGKPFAIEGYGIGLPQNSPLTSNLSEFISRYKSSGFIDLLHDKWYKMVPCGKRVFAVTETLQMSIYHFSGLFVLLCLGLGSALLSSLGEHAFFRLALPRIRKRSRLQYWLHTSQVGTGWAAGGPTTPASSPTGSVWGLRKSTAPSTRSHQRGRRRRRQRRSPPAPRWSSSSSRTSQRLRRAGNGRAGPLTRSAACASCWSPPWSWHPKQTRRRRRRRRLRRERAPSGRAPTAARPPQGPRGPPSPGSCRSWIAASKSRVSGSARPWCGAASSWHSSGTAHVTGLGACFRPERPPRRPHHTLADPGARNEAPAGPFGLKNTHSAVSRCQQTVYSIYKHNFVHCN; from the exons ATGGAGTTTGTGCGGGCGCTGTGGCTGGGCCTGGCGCTGGCGCTGGGGCCGGGGTCCGCGGGGGGCCACCCTCAGCCGTGCGGCGTCCTGGCGCGCCTCGGGGGCTCCGTGCGCCTGGGCGCCCTCCTGCCCCGCGCGCCTCTcgcccgcgcccgcgcccgcGCCGCCCTGCCCCGGGCCGCCCTGGCGCCGCGGCTGCCGCACAACCTGAGCTTGGAGCTGGTGGTCGCCGCGCCCCCCGCCCGCGACCCCGCCTCGCTGACCCGCGGCCTGTGCCAGGCGCTGGTGCCTCCGGGCGTGGCGGCCCTGCTCGCCTTTCCCGAGGCTCGGCCCGAGCTGCTGCAGCTGCACTTCCTGGCGGCCGCCACCGAGACCCCCGTGCTCAGCCTGCTGCGGCGGGAGGCGCGCGCGCCCCTCGGAGCCCCG AACCCATTCCACCTGCAGCTGCACTGGGTCAGCCCCCTGGAGACGCTGCTGGATGTGCTGGTGGCGGTGCTGCAGGCGCACGCCTGGGAAGACGTCGGCCTGGCCCTGTGCCGCACCCAGGACCCCGGCGGCCTGGTGGCCCTCTGGACAAGCCGGGCTGGCCGGCCCCCACAGCTGGTCCTGGACCTAAGCCGGCAGGACACGGGAGATGTGGGACTGCGGGCACGCCTGGCCCCGATGGCGGCACCAGTGGGGGGTGAAGCACCGGTACCCGCGGCGGTCCTCCTCGGCTGTGACATCGCCCGTGCCCGTCGGGTGCTGGAGGCCGTACCTCCCGGCCCCCACTGGCTGTTGGGGACACCACTGCCGCCCAAGGCCCTGCCCACCGCGGGGCTGCCACCAGGGCTGCTGgcgctgggcgaggtggcacgaCCCCCGCTGGAGGCCACCATCCATGACACCATGCAACTGGTGGCCCGGGCGCTGGGCAGTGCGGCCCAGGTGCAGCCGAAGCGAGCCCTCCTCCCCGCCCCGGTCAACTGCGGGGACCTGCAGCCGGCCGGGCCCGAGTCCCCGGGGCGCTTCTTGGCACG GTTCCTGGCCAACACGTCCTTCCGGGGCCGCACGGGCCCCGTGTGGGTGACAGGCAGCTCCCAGGTACACATGTCTCGGCACTTTAAGGTGTGGAGCCTTCGCCGGGACCCACGGGGCGCCCCGGCCTGGGCCACGGTGGGCAGCTGGCGGGACGGCCAGCTGGACTTGGAACCGGGAGGTGCCTCTGCACGGCGCCCGCCCCCGCAGGGTGCCCAGGTCCGGCCCAAGCTGCGTGTGGTAACACTGTTGGAACACCCATTTGTGTTTGCCCGTGATCCGGACGAAGACGGGCAGTGCCCAGCAGGGCAGCTGTGCCTGGACCCCGGCACCAACGACTCGGCCACCCTGGACGCACTGTTCGCCGCGCTGGCCAACGGCTCAGTGCCCCGCGCCCTGCGCAAGTGCTGCTACGGCTACTGCATTGACCTGCTGGAGCGGCTGGCGGAGGACACGCCCTTCGACTTCGAGCTGTACATCGTGGGTGACGGCAAGTACGGCGCCCTGCGGGATGGCCGCTGGACTGGCCTGGTCGGGGACCTGCTGGCCGGCCGGGCCCACATGGCGGTCACCAGCTTCAGTATCAACTCCGCCCGCTCACAGGTGGTGGACTTCACCAGCCCCTTCTTctccaccagcctgggcatcatggtgcgGGCACGGGACACGGCCTCACCCATCGGTGCCTTTATGTGGCCCCTGCACTGGTCCATGTGGCTGGGCATCTTTGCGGCCCTGCACCTCACCGCGCTCTTCCTCACCGTGTGCGAGTGGTGCAGCCCCTACGGCCTCACGCCGCGTGGCCACAACCGCAGCACCGTCTTCTCCTACTCCTCAGCCCTCAACCTGTGCTACGCCATCCTCTTCGGACGCACCGTGTCCAGCAAGACGCCCAAGTGCCCCACGGGCCGCCTGCTCATGAACCTCTGGGCCATCTTCTGCCTGCTGGTGCTGTCCAGCTACACGGCCAACCTGGCTGCCGTCATGGTCGGGGACAAGAGCTTCGAGGAGCTGTCGGGGATCCACGACCCCAAG CTGCACCACCCGGCGCAGGGCTTCCGCTTCGGCACCGTGTGGGAGAGCAGCGCCGAGGCGTACATCAAGAAGAGCTTCCCCGACATGCACGCGCACATGCGGCGCCACAGCGCGCCCACCACGCCCCACGGCGTCGCCATGCTCAC GAGCGACCCCCCCAAGCTCAACGCCTTCATCATGGACAAGTCGCTCCTGGACTACGAGGTCTCCATCGACGCCGACTGCAAACTGCTGACCGTGGGAAAGCCCTTCGCCATTGAGG GCTATGGGATCGGACTGCCCCAGAACTCGCCGCTCACCTCCAACCTGTCCGAGTTCATCAGCCGCTACAAGTCCTCCGGCTTCATTGACCTGCTCCACGACAAGTGGTACAAGATGGTGCCTTGCGGCAAGCGGGTCTTTGCGGTTACAGAg ACCCTGCAGATGAGCATCTACCACTTCTCGGGCCTCTTCGTGTTGCTGTGCCTGGGCCTGGGCAGCGCTCTGCTCAGCTCGCTGGGCGAGCACGCCTTCTTCCGCTTGGCGCTGCCGCGCATCCGCAAGAGGAGCAGGCTGCAGTACTGGCTGCACACCAGCCAGGTGGGGACCGGGTGGGCGGCGGGCGGCCCCACCACCCCCGCCTCCTCGCCAACCGGGTCTGTCTGGGGTCTTAGAAAATCCACCGCGCCCTCAACACGGAGCCACCAGAGGGGTCGAAGAAGGAGACGGCAGAGGCGGAGCCCAC CGGCCCCGAggtggagcagcagcagcagcaggaccaGCCAACGGCTCCGGAGGGCTGGAAACGGGCGCGCCGGGCCGTTGACAAGGAGCGCCGCGTGCGCTTCCTGCTGGAGCCCGCCGTGGTCGTGGCACCCGAAGCAGacgcggaggcggaggcggaggcggaggctgcgcCGCGAGAGGGCCCCGTCTGGCCGTGCTCCAACGGCCGCCCGCCCGCCGCAAGGCCCACGGGGGCCCCCCAGCCCGGGGAGCTGCAGGAGCTGGATCGCCGCATCGAAGTCGCGCGTGAGCGGCTCCGCCAGGCCCTGGTGCGGCGCGGCGAGCTCCTGGCACAGCTCGGGGACAGCACACGTCACCGGCCTCGGCGCTTGCTTCAGGCCAGAGCGGCCCCCGCGGAGGCCCCACCACACTCTGGCCGACCCGGGAGCCAGGAATGAGGCGCCAGCCGGGCCGTTTGGGCTCAAGAACACACACAGCGCAGTGAGCCGCTGTCAACAGACAGTTTATTCTATATACAAACACAATTTTGTACACTGCaattaa